One window of the Methylovirgula sp. HY1 genome contains the following:
- a CDS encoding DUF3253 domain-containing protein codes for MSSPPKLADVMIELCAKAGATQTIDPADVAKAFFEVINRPSVPWQGYLQTVRDTAVALAKEGKIVIYRKGAPVDPDTFRGVYRLGAPNIT; via the coding sequence ATGAGCTCTCCCCCGAAACTGGCCGATGTCATGATCGAGCTTTGCGCCAAGGCCGGCGCGACGCAAACCATCGACCCCGCCGATGTCGCCAAAGCTTTTTTCGAGGTCATCAACCGGCCGAGCGTGCCTTGGCAAGGCTATCTGCAAACCGTGCGCGACACCGCGGTGGCGCTGGCGAAAGAAGGCAAGATCGTGATCTATCGTAAGGGCGCGCCGGTCGATCCCGACACGTTTCGCGGCGTCTATAGGCTCGGCGCTCCGAATATCACGTGA
- a CDS encoding ammonium transporter codes for MKLVPLSRTALVAGLGLVGVVALCGMAFAATPVVPVANKGDTAWMLTSSALVLMMSVPGLALFYGGLARTKNALSILTQVFAIVAMVGILWCLYGYSISLGDTSGPFVAYIGGLGKAFLKGVTPDSVVPTFSNGVVIPEYAYMVFQMTFAMITPALIIGGLAERTKFSAVMLFIFLWITLIYFPVAHWVWATAAPDDIAAAAKALAAAATPAAKAAAQAKLDAVNSGAGWLAQAGALDFAGGTVVHINSGIAGLVGALIVGPRLGYGKEHFAPHSLVMTMIGASLLWVGWFGFNAGSNLEANGTTALAFVNTMVATCAAALSWQFVEWIVKGKPSMLGLVSGAVAGLVAVTPASGFSGPMGAIVLGLAVSPICFFFVAVIKNKFGYDDALDVFGVHCIGGITGALATGILVSPALGGVGITDYTNFAHGNAGTYDMVTQMIAQGKAVLATLLYSGIGSAILYKVVDLLVGLRPKPDAEREGLDVTDHGETAYNY; via the coding sequence ATGAAGCTTGTTCCGCTTTCCCGGACCGCGCTGGTCGCCGGCCTTGGGCTAGTCGGCGTGGTTGCGCTGTGCGGCATGGCCTTTGCGGCCACACCGGTGGTCCCGGTCGCCAATAAAGGCGATACCGCCTGGATGCTCACTTCGAGCGCCCTGGTGCTGATGATGTCAGTCCCTGGACTGGCCTTGTTTTATGGCGGCCTCGCCCGCACCAAGAACGCCTTGTCGATTCTCACACAGGTCTTTGCCATCGTCGCGATGGTCGGCATCTTATGGTGCCTTTACGGCTACTCGATCTCTCTCGGCGATACGAGCGGTCCGTTCGTGGCCTATATCGGCGGCCTCGGAAAGGCTTTCCTGAAAGGCGTGACGCCGGACTCGGTCGTGCCGACCTTCTCGAACGGCGTCGTCATTCCGGAATATGCCTATATGGTTTTCCAAATGACATTCGCGATGATCACGCCGGCCTTGATCATCGGTGGCCTTGCCGAGCGCACGAAGTTTTCGGCCGTCATGCTGTTTATCTTCCTTTGGATCACGTTGATCTATTTCCCGGTCGCGCATTGGGTTTGGGCAACGGCGGCGCCTGACGATATCGCGGCCGCAGCCAAGGCCCTTGCCGCGGCGGCGACGCCCGCGGCCAAAGCGGCGGCGCAAGCCAAGCTCGATGCCGTCAATTCGGGTGCCGGTTGGCTCGCGCAAGCGGGTGCCCTCGATTTCGCTGGCGGCACCGTCGTCCATATCAATTCCGGCATCGCCGGTTTGGTTGGCGCGCTCATCGTTGGACCGCGTCTTGGTTACGGCAAGGAACATTTCGCACCGCATTCGCTGGTGATGACGATGATCGGCGCCTCGCTTTTGTGGGTCGGCTGGTTCGGCTTCAACGCGGGCTCGAATTTGGAAGCAAATGGCACAACGGCCTTGGCCTTCGTCAATACGATGGTTGCGACCTGCGCCGCCGCGCTTTCCTGGCAATTCGTCGAATGGATCGTCAAGGGCAAGCCCTCGATGCTCGGCTTGGTATCTGGCGCGGTCGCCGGCCTCGTCGCCGTCACGCCGGCCTCAGGCTTCTCCGGACCGATGGGCGCCATCGTTCTCGGTTTGGCCGTATCCCCGATCTGCTTCTTCTTCGTCGCGGTGATCAAGAACAAGTTCGGCTATGACGATGCCCTCGATGTCTTTGGCGTCCATTGCATCGGCGGCATTACCGGCGCTCTGGCGACCGGTATTCTCGTCAGCCCGGCATTGGGTGGCGTCGGTATCACCGACTACACCAATTTCGCTCACGGCAATGCCGGCACCTATGACATGGTCACGCAGATGATCGCCCAAGGCAAGGCGGTGCTTGCGACCTTGCTCTATTCCGGCATCGGATCAGCGATTCTCTATAAGGTCGTCGATCTGCTCGTCGGGCTGCGGCCGAAACCGGATGCCGAGCGCGAAGGCCTCGACGTTACGGATCACGGTGAGACCGCATATAATTATTGA
- a CDS encoding alpha/beta hydrolase — protein sequence MAFPEPLDFGADWPEAELAVLLWHGQEHGPNGSAEAMRDLAATIAAPNVHYILPQTENGHWFPNSLMAPIEENEPQLSAALAHYAALTDRILARGLPLERIVLGGFGEGASLTAEFLVRRPRSYGGAFILTGGLLDAAAIGRRPGSGLLAVPVYVSGSETDLDLPIDRIRGTIRTLQAGGALITSHIFPDRPMMITDGEIAELRRLFQQIKTAAAA from the coding sequence ATGGCCTTTCCCGAGCCGCTCGATTTTGGCGCCGATTGGCCCGAGGCCGAACTCGCCGTTTTGCTCTGGCATGGACAAGAGCATGGGCCGAACGGCTCGGCCGAAGCCATGCGCGATCTCGCCGCGACGATCGCTGCACCCAATGTGCATTATATCTTGCCGCAGACCGAGAATGGGCATTGGTTTCCAAACAGCCTGATGGCTCCAATCGAAGAGAATGAGCCGCAGCTCTCAGCCGCCCTCGCGCATTATGCGGCGCTGACCGATAGGATTCTCGCCCGTGGCCTGCCGCTCGAACGAATTGTGCTCGGCGGATTTGGCGAAGGTGCGTCGCTCACCGCGGAATTTCTGGTGCGGCGCCCACGATCCTATGGCGGCGCCTTCATTCTGACTGGCGGACTTCTCGACGCTGCCGCAATCGGGCGCCGTCCCGGCAGCGGCCTGCTCGCCGTGCCTGTCTATGTAAGCGGCAGCGAGACGGATCTCGATCTCCCGATCGATCGCATCCGCGGCACCATCCGCACGTTGCAGGCGGGTGGCGCGCTGATCACATCGCATATTTTTCCAGATCGGCCGATGATGATCACGGACGGCGAGATCGCCGAGCTGCGGCGGCTGTTTCAGCAGATCAAGACCGCCGCAGCGGCGTGA
- a CDS encoding methylated-DNA--[protein]-cysteine S-methyltransferase, translating to MNASLMFRLERMASPIGILLIVTDAEARLRALHWGESEHQMQRELRRHYGGASGLLESAGLHSKAWAALEAYFAGDLRAIDKIPVAGAGTPFQRDVWAALRHIPAGATLSYGALAAKIGRPKAVRAVGLANGANPIAIFVPCHRVIGADASLTGYGGGLERKRWLLNHEGAHYRG from the coding sequence ATGAATGCATCTCTCATGTTCAGGCTCGAGCGCATGGCAAGTCCCATCGGCATCTTGCTGATCGTAACCGATGCCGAGGCGCGGCTGCGCGCGCTTCACTGGGGAGAGTCCGAACATCAGATGCAGCGGGAGCTTCGACGCCATTATGGCGGCGCAAGTGGCCTGTTGGAAAGCGCCGGCCTTCATTCGAAGGCGTGGGCGGCGCTCGAAGCCTATTTTGCCGGCGATCTGCGAGCGATCGATAAGATTCCCGTCGCGGGCGCCGGCACGCCGTTCCAGCGCGATGTCTGGGCGGCGCTGCGTCACATTCCGGCCGGCGCGACGCTCAGCTATGGCGCCCTCGCGGCAAAGATCGGCAGGCCCAAGGCGGTGCGCGCCGTGGGCCTTGCCAATGGCGCCAATCCGATCGCCATTTTCGTTCCCTGCCATCGGGTGATCGGTGCCGATGCGTCGCTCACCGGCTATGGCGGCGGTCTCGAACGCAAGCGCTGGCTCTTGAACCATGAGGGCGCGCATTATCGCGGCTGA
- a CDS encoding outer membrane beta-barrel protein, whose translation MKLRNLVAVLGGLFLGCMAAGSAIAADLPATKSPPVPAAPPSWWSTFTINGVIDAGITFNPGLSAGGNNFGSLFTDKANEPLLNQMSLIAQRPIDSNAKTVDFGFKLQLMYGSDARYTHFLGECDYCISNINQFDVVEAWGAAHLPYVFGGGIDVKVGQFVTLLGAEVINAPDNLFYSHSYIFNFGVPLKDTGVMTVAHITPMVDVYAGAVTGVNTSIGWNSPAFGDPGDNNNAGAFEGGIGLNNLLNGNLTVLATTNIGPENPNTPLGIAACACNPNTTYRYLNDMVITWKATDKLTFITDANYIHDDGYLPGGVSGYGVAQYASYALNDWLKINGRAEIWRDNNGFFVAAFPGNFDYVNTEHGYPSGAYGAPGAANFQGNTYLELTAGLNITPVLPKSLPYLKGIIFRPEIRYDSSLNNTTPFDYGTKSSQFTFGGDLIAKF comes from the coding sequence ATGAAATTACGTAATTTGGTTGCTGTTCTCGGGGGGCTCTTTTTGGGCTGCATGGCGGCGGGGAGCGCCATCGCGGCGGATCTCCCGGCGACGAAAAGCCCGCCGGTGCCGGCGGCACCGCCGAGTTGGTGGAGCACCTTCACCATCAATGGCGTCATCGATGCGGGAATTACCTTCAACCCGGGCCTGAGCGCCGGCGGAAACAACTTCGGCAGCCTGTTTACCGACAAGGCGAACGAGCCGCTCCTCAATCAGATGTCGCTGATCGCGCAGCGGCCGATCGATTCGAATGCGAAGACCGTCGATTTCGGCTTCAAGCTTCAGCTGATGTACGGCTCGGATGCGCGCTACACGCATTTCCTCGGCGAATGCGACTATTGCATCAGCAACATTAATCAGTTCGACGTTGTCGAGGCATGGGGCGCTGCGCATCTGCCCTATGTGTTCGGCGGCGGCATCGACGTCAAAGTCGGCCAGTTCGTCACTCTGTTGGGCGCCGAAGTCATCAATGCGCCGGACAATCTCTTCTATTCGCATTCCTATATCTTCAACTTCGGTGTGCCGCTGAAAGATACGGGCGTGATGACGGTCGCCCATATCACCCCGATGGTCGATGTCTATGCCGGCGCCGTCACCGGCGTGAATACGAGCATCGGCTGGAACAGTCCGGCGTTTGGCGATCCGGGGGACAACAATAATGCGGGGGCCTTCGAAGGCGGCATTGGGCTGAACAATCTCTTGAACGGCAATCTCACCGTTCTCGCGACCACCAATATCGGTCCGGAAAATCCGAATACGCCGCTCGGCATCGCCGCCTGCGCCTGCAATCCCAATACGACCTATCGCTATTTGAACGACATGGTCATCACCTGGAAGGCGACCGACAAGCTCACCTTCATCACCGATGCGAACTACATCCATGACGACGGTTATCTGCCGGGCGGCGTCAGCGGCTACGGCGTCGCGCAATATGCCTCTTACGCGCTCAACGATTGGCTGAAGATCAATGGCCGCGCCGAAATATGGCGCGACAACAATGGATTTTTTGTTGCCGCCTTTCCCGGCAATTTCGACTATGTCAATACCGAGCACGGCTATCCGAGCGGCGCATATGGCGCGCCGGGCGCGGCCAACTTTCAAGGCAACACCTATCTGGAACTCACCGCCGGCCTCAACATCACTCCGGTGTTGCCGAAGAGCCTGCCTTATCTAAAGGGCATCATCTTCAGGCCGGAAATCCGCTACGACTCATCCTTGAACAATACGACGCCGTTCGATTACGGCACCAAGAGCTCGCAGTTCACCTTCGGCGGCGACCTCATCGCCAAATTCTAG
- a CDS encoding methyltransferase domain-containing protein — MDDPLKLPPEAFCKEDEAPDHIFYTAPRFVTHIDAPAITAVTELYRTLFPPGSAVLDLMSSWISHLPREVAYGEIIGHGLNGLELEANPRLSRFFLQNLNENPALPLASDSLDAAAICVSIQYLQQPVAVLREIARVLRPGSPVVITFSNRCFPTKAVAIWRGLDDEGHGRLVALYLSEAGFAEIEIRALIVRGAGGDPLFAVIGRAPHQKMHDLK; from the coding sequence GTGGACGACCCGCTGAAACTGCCGCCGGAAGCTTTCTGCAAGGAAGATGAGGCGCCGGACCATATTTTTTACACGGCGCCTCGCTTCGTCACCCATATCGACGCCCCGGCCATAACGGCTGTCACCGAGCTTTATCGGACATTGTTTCCGCCGGGCAGCGCCGTTCTCGATTTGATGTCGAGCTGGATCAGCCATCTGCCGCGCGAAGTTGCGTATGGCGAAATTATCGGCCATGGCCTGAATGGGCTCGAACTCGAGGCCAACCCGCGCCTCAGCCGGTTTTTCCTCCAAAATCTCAATGAAAACCCGGCGCTGCCGCTCGCTTCCGACAGCTTGGATGCGGCCGCGATCTGCGTCTCGATTCAATATTTGCAGCAGCCGGTGGCGGTGCTGCGCGAGATCGCGCGGGTGCTGCGGCCAGGCTCTCCCGTCGTCATCACTTTCTCCAATCGCTGCTTTCCGACAAAGGCTGTCGCCATTTGGCGGGGGCTCGATGATGAGGGTCATGGCCGGCTCGTCGCCCTCTATCTTTCCGAGGCCGGCTTCGCCGAGATCGAGATCCGCGCGCTCATCGTGCGAGGGGCCGGCGGCGATCCGCTCTTTGCGGTCATCGGCCGCGCCCCCCATCAGAAAATGCATGACTTGAAATGA
- a CDS encoding DNA recombination protein RmuC: protein MQRLFLITGIHASPTDLLIGLTGLVLILLLIVAATALHAGQARRQEAARQTEFAERMAGLIQSNAELTGRMRGMGEYLGARHSDLARLVSERLDAVGARVGRGLEDQSRSANESLAKLNERLAVIDAAQARLTGLTEEVIGLKDILANKQARGAFGQGRMEAIIRDALPLGAYEFQPTLSNRCRPDCGIRLPGDDRMLVVDAKFPLEAFTAWKGAASEDAQKQAVARVRADVGKHIRDIAERYFLPGETQDLAILFVPSESLYADLAEHFEDVIQKAHKSRIIIVSPSLLVMAMQVMQAIVRDARVREQAHEIQIEVRRLVEDVVRLRERVGKLGTHFRQAEEDVVAIGVSAEKIGKRGDRIDHMDFIRSEPAVEEPADRLAAEVAKSGRG, encoded by the coding sequence ATGCAGCGCTTGTTTCTCATCACCGGCATTCACGCGAGCCCGACTGATTTGCTGATCGGCTTGACCGGGCTCGTCTTGATCTTGCTGCTGATCGTCGCCGCGACCGCCTTGCATGCGGGGCAAGCGCGGCGGCAAGAAGCGGCGCGGCAGACCGAGTTCGCCGAGCGAATGGCCGGATTGATTCAGTCCAATGCCGAATTGACCGGCCGGATGCGCGGCATGGGCGAATATCTCGGCGCCCGCCATTCCGATCTGGCGCGGTTGGTGAGCGAGCGGCTCGATGCGGTCGGCGCCCGCGTCGGCAGGGGGCTCGAGGATCAGAGCCGGAGCGCGAATGAGAGCCTCGCCAAGCTCAATGAGCGATTGGCGGTGATCGATGCGGCGCAGGCGCGGCTCACCGGGCTCACCGAAGAAGTCATCGGCCTCAAGGATATTCTCGCCAATAAACAGGCGCGCGGCGCTTTCGGGCAGGGACGGATGGAAGCCATCATCCGTGATGCGCTGCCGCTCGGGGCTTACGAATTCCAGCCGACGCTGTCGAATCGGTGCCGTCCGGATTGTGGCATCCGCCTGCCGGGCGATGATCGCATGCTGGTCGTGGATGCGAAATTCCCGCTCGAAGCTTTCACCGCCTGGAAGGGTGCGGCGAGCGAAGACGCGCAGAAACAAGCCGTCGCGCGGGTGCGAGCCGATGTCGGCAAACATATCCGCGACATTGCCGAACGCTATTTTCTGCCGGGCGAGACGCAAGATCTCGCAATCCTCTTCGTCCCGTCGGAATCGCTTTATGCGGACCTCGCCGAACATTTCGAAGACGTGATTCAAAAGGCGCATAAGAGCCGCATCATCATCGTCTCACCCTCTTTGCTCGTGATGGCGATGCAGGTGATGCAGGCGATCGTCCGCGATGCGCGGGTGCGCGAACAGGCGCATGAGATCCAGATCGAAGTGCGCCGGCTTGTCGAAGACGTTGTCAGGCTGCGCGAGCGTGTCGGCAAGCTCGGCACGCATTTCCGTCAGGCGGAGGAGGATGTCGTTGCTATCGGCGTCTCCGCCGAAAAGATCGGTAAGCGCGGCGACCGTATCGACCACATGGATTTCATCCGATCCGAGCCCGCCGTGGAAGAACCGGCCGACAGGCTCGCTGCGGAAGTCGCGAAGTCCGGACGCGGGTAG
- the glnA gene encoding type I glutamate--ammonia ligase, producing MKTASDVLKAITDDDVKYVDLRFTDPRGKWQHVTFDVSLIDEDVFSEGLMFDGSSIAGWKAINESDMTLMPDPSSACMDPFFAAPTMALVCDILEPTTGQPYSRDPRGVAKRAEAYAASTGIGDTAYFGPEAEFFVFDDVRFAADPYNTGFVLDSTELPTNSDTPYEGGNLGHRIRTKGGYFPVPPQDSAQDMRGEMLAAMAAMGAKVEKHHHEVASAQHELGLKFSPLTVMADQMQIYKYCIQQVAQSYGKSATFMPKPIYGDNGSGMHVHQSIWKAGKPLFAGNKYSDLSDECLYYIGGIIRHARALNAFTNPSTNSYKRLVPGFEAPVLLAYSARNRSASCRIPYSSNPKAKRVEVRFPDPMANPYLAFSALLMAGLDGILNKIDPGQPMDKDLYDLPPAELKQIPTVCGSLREALMNLDKDRAFLKAGGVFDDDFIDAYIELKMTEVQRFEMTPHPVEFDMYYSN from the coding sequence ATGAAGACCGCGAGTGACGTGCTCAAGGCGATCACGGACGATGACGTCAAATATGTTGATCTTCGCTTCACCGATCCGCGCGGCAAGTGGCAGCATGTCACTTTCGACGTATCGCTCATCGACGAGGATGTGTTTTCGGAAGGGCTGATGTTCGACGGCTCGTCGATCGCCGGCTGGAAGGCGATCAACGAATCGGACATGACTTTGATGCCGGATCCGTCGAGCGCCTGCATGGATCCGTTTTTCGCGGCGCCGACCATGGCGCTCGTTTGCGATATTCTCGAGCCGACGACGGGGCAGCCCTATAGCCGCGATCCGCGCGGCGTCGCCAAGCGGGCCGAGGCCTATGCGGCATCGACCGGCATTGGCGACACCGCCTATTTTGGTCCCGAGGCCGAATTCTTCGTCTTCGACGACGTGCGTTTTGCCGCCGATCCCTACAACACCGGCTTCGTGCTCGATTCGACCGAGCTGCCGACCAATAGCGACACGCCTTATGAAGGCGGCAATCTCGGCCATCGCATCCGCACCAAGGGCGGCTATTTCCCGGTGCCGCCGCAGGATTCGGCGCAGGACATGCGCGGCGAAATGCTGGCGGCGATGGCGGCGATGGGCGCCAAGGTCGAGAAGCACCATCACGAGGTCGCTTCGGCGCAGCATGAGCTGGGTCTGAAGTTCAGCCCGCTGACGGTGATGGCCGATCAGATGCAGATCTACAAATATTGCATCCAGCAGGTGGCGCAGAGCTATGGCAAATCGGCGACCTTCATGCCGAAGCCGATCTATGGCGACAACGGCTCGGGCATGCATGTGCATCAGTCGATCTGGAAGGCCGGCAAGCCGCTGTTCGCGGGCAATAAATATTCCGACCTGTCGGACGAATGCCTGTATTACATCGGTGGCATCATCCGCCATGCGCGGGCGCTGAACGCCTTCACCAATCCTTCGACCAACAGCTATAAGCGTCTGGTGCCGGGCTTCGAGGCGCCGGTGCTGCTCGCCTATTCGGCGCGCAACCGTTCGGCCTCGTGCCGGATTCCCTATTCGTCGAACCCGAAGGCGAAGCGGGTCGAGGTGCGCTTCCCCGATCCGATGGCCAATCCCTATCTCGCCTTCTCGGCGCTGCTGATGGCGGGTCTCGACGGGATCTTGAACAAGATCGATCCGGGCCAGCCGATGGACAAGGATCTCTATGATCTGCCGCCGGCGGAACTGAAGCAGATCCCGACGGTGTGCGGGAGCTTGCGCGAAGCTTTGATGAATCTCGACAAGGACCGCGCCTTCCTGAAGGCGGGCGGCGTCTTCGACGACGATTTCATCGATGCCTATATCGAGCTGAAGATGACCGAAGTTCAGCGCTTCGAAATGACCCCGCACCCGGTCGAGTTCGACATGTATTATTCGAACTGA
- a CDS encoding DMT family transporter — MSDSHRPAGGTAYYLMLVAATLLMASSFIAGKILLAAGIPPFLLIGWRFFFAACATLPLVLAAESSLSITLLPPHLSLREWIVVALIGLLQTAATMGLLFLALRTISAGTAAILLFTNPLWVALIGHFVLHERLSGLRLLGLLCGIFGIALALGASGTGISDEPLIGKLTGLAAALCWALATILNKRSKLVINVWALSFWQMLIGALILLVFAYAQGQRWPVAALSSLDLWGWFVWLAVPGSTGSFGLWFLALRRGGATQTSGYLFLAPLFTVILSALMLGTSLSAEQAFGGFLVGTALWLVNRVQRPALERFPIR; from the coding sequence ATGAGCGACTCGCACAGACCGGCAGGCGGAACGGCCTATTATCTCATGCTGGTCGCCGCGACCTTGTTGATGGCTTCGAGCTTCATCGCCGGCAAGATTCTTCTCGCTGCCGGCATCCCGCCGTTTCTTCTCATCGGCTGGCGTTTCTTTTTCGCGGCCTGCGCGACGCTGCCACTCGTCTTGGCGGCTGAATCATCTTTATCCATAACCCTTTTGCCGCCACATCTCAGTTTGCGGGAGTGGATCGTCGTCGCGCTCATCGGCCTGTTGCAGACGGCTGCGACTATGGGGCTGTTGTTCCTGGCATTGCGGACGATTTCTGCGGGCACGGCGGCGATCCTCCTCTTCACCAATCCGCTTTGGGTCGCGCTCATCGGCCATTTCGTTTTGCATGAACGGCTCTCCGGCCTGCGTCTCTTGGGACTTTTGTGCGGGATTTTCGGTATTGCGCTCGCGCTCGGGGCAAGCGGAACGGGGATTTCGGACGAACCTTTGATCGGCAAATTGACGGGTCTCGCCGCAGCCTTGTGTTGGGCTTTGGCGACCATTCTCAACAAACGGTCGAAACTCGTGATCAATGTCTGGGCGCTGAGCTTCTGGCAGATGCTCATCGGCGCTTTGATCTTGCTTGTTTTCGCCTATGCCCAAGGCCAACGCTGGCCAGTGGCGGCTCTCAGCTCGCTCGACCTCTGGGGTTGGTTTGTCTGGCTCGCGGTGCCGGGTTCGACGGGCTCGTTCGGCCTTTGGTTTCTGGCGCTTCGGCGCGGCGGCGCGACTCAGACGAGCGGCTATCTGTTTCTGGCGCCGCTCTTCACGGTGATTCTGTCGGCGCTGATGCTTGGCACCAGCCTCTCGGCCGAACAAGCATTCGGCGGATTTCTGGTCGGCACCGCGCTGTGGCTCGTCAACCGCGTGCAGCGGCCTGCTTTGGAGCGTTTTCCGATCCGATAA
- the def gene encoding peptide deformylase → MALKPIIILPDRRLRQKSEPVTVVDDAVRGLMDNMLETMYDAPGIGLAAIQIAVPKRIIVIDIARREDEQAPADPLFLANPEILWASEEESSYEEGCLSIPEYREEVFRPAKIKFGYLDRQGKRQEMDAEGLLATCVQHEIDHLNGVLFIDHISRLKRDRIMKKFSKSAKRVSQEHGATSAS, encoded by the coding sequence ATGGCCCTGAAACCCATCATCATCTTGCCGGATCGCCGGCTCCGCCAGAAGAGCGAACCCGTGACCGTCGTCGACGACGCGGTGCGCGGCCTCATGGATAATATGCTCGAGACCATGTATGACGCGCCGGGCATCGGCCTTGCGGCGATCCAGATCGCGGTCCCCAAGCGCATCATCGTGATCGACATCGCGCGCCGCGAAGACGAGCAGGCGCCAGCCGATCCGCTCTTTCTCGCCAATCCCGAAATTCTCTGGGCCTCGGAAGAAGAATCTTCCTACGAGGAAGGCTGCCTCTCGATTCCTGAGTATCGGGAAGAGGTGTTCCGCCCCGCTAAGATCAAGTTCGGCTATCTCGATCGCCAGGGCAAAAGGCAGGAAATGGATGCCGAGGGATTGCTCGCCACCTGCGTGCAACATGAGATCGACCATTTGAACGGCGTTCTCTTCATCGACCACATCTCCCGTCTCAAGCGCGACCGGATCATGAAGAAATTCAGCAAATCCGCAAAACGCGTGAGCCAGGAGCATGGCGCAACCTCGGCTTCGTAA
- a CDS encoding P-II family nitrogen regulator: MKIVMAIIKPFKLDDVREALTAAGVHGMTVSEVKGYGRQKGHTEIYRGAEYAVQFLPKLKIEVAVPSDLAARVVEAIAAAARTGEIGDGKVFVTPLDQAFRIRTGERDADAI; the protein is encoded by the coding sequence ATGAAAATCGTGATGGCGATCATCAAGCCGTTCAAGCTCGACGACGTGCGCGAGGCGCTCACCGCGGCGGGCGTTCACGGCATGACTGTAAGTGAGGTGAAAGGTTACGGTCGACAGAAGGGGCATACCGAAATTTATCGCGGCGCTGAATACGCCGTTCAGTTCTTGCCGAAATTGAAAATCGAAGTCGCGGTTCCCTCCGATTTAGCTGCGCGGGTCGTCGAAGCAATCGCGGCCGCCGCCCGGACCGGCGAGATCGGTGATGGCAAAGTGTTCGTCACCCCGCTCGATCAGGCTTTCCGTATCCGCACCGGGGAACGTGACGCCGACGCCATCTGA